The DNA segment GCATCGGCCAGCGCGGGGATGGCCCGTGCCGACGTGAACGAGGTGGCTTCGATGCGGGCAAAGCCGCAGGCCGACAGCGCGTCGACGAAGGCGACCTTGCCGTCGGTAGGCACCACCACCGGCTCGATCTGCAGGCCGTCGCGCGGCGCGACTTCATTGATTTCGACGCGGGCCGGGCCGCGCAGCTGGGCGGCGGCGCTCATGCGATCACCTTGCGCGCGCGCAGGTCGGCAATGGCGGCGTCATCGAAGCCCGCCTGCTTCAGCACGGCATCGGTGTGCTCGCCCAGCGCGGGCGCGCGGTCATGGATGCCGCCCGGACTGGCCGACAGCTTGGGCACCACGCCCGGCACTTCCACGGTGAGTCCGCCGGCCGAGGTCACCGACTCGATCACGCCGCGGGCGCGGTAGTGCGGGTCTTCGGCAATGTCCTTGACGGTATAAATGCGGCCCGACGGCACCTGCGCCTCGCGCAGTACCGCCAGCACCGATTCCACGGTCTGCGTGCGGGTCCAGTCGGCGATGGCGGCATCGATCTCGTCGACACGCTTCACGCGGCCGTCGTTCTGCGCCAGCGCCGGATCCTCGGCCAGGTCAGGCCGGCCGATGGCCAGCATCATGCGCTTGAAGATGGCATCGCCGTTGGCCGCCACCAGCACGTATTCGCCGCTGCTGCAGGGATAGGCGTTGGACGGGGCGATGCCGGGCAGCGCGCCGCCGGCGGGCTGGCGCACCGCGCCGAAGGCAGAGTATTCCGGCAGCAGGCTTTCGCTCAGGTTGAACAGCGATTCATACAGCGCCACGTCGATCACCTGGCCCTCGCCGCCACGCGCATCGCGCTGGTACAGCGCGAGCAGCACGCCCATGGCGCCGTGCAGGCCGGCGATGGTGTCGCCCAGCGACAAGCCGGCACGCACCGGCGCGCGGCCCGGTTCGCCGGTCAGGTGACGCAGTCCCGCCATGGCCTCGGCCACCGCGGCAAAGCCCGGCTCGTCCTTCTTGGGGCCGGTCTGGCCGTAGCCCGACACGCGCAGCATGATCAGGCGCGGGTTGTCGGCATGCAGCACGTCCCAGCCCAGGCCCCACTTCTCCATGGTGCCGGGGCGGAAGTTCTCGATCAGCACATCGGCCTCGGCGGCCAGCTTGCGCACCAGCGCCTGCCCTTCCGGCTGGCGCAGGTCGATGCAGATCGATTCCTTGTTGCGCGACTGTGCTTCCCACCACACCGACGTGCCCTCATGCAGCATTCGCCATTTGCGCAGCGGATCGCCCTGCCCCGGCGGCTCTACCTTGATGATGTGTGCGCCGAAGTCGGCCAGGGTTTTCGCGGCAAAGGGGCCGGCGATAAGTTGTCCGAGTTCGAGAACGCGGATGCCCTCGAGGATCTGTTGCGCCATGGCGTGTCTCCGTGCAATGCGGGGGATTTGTTGCGCCGCGGAAATCCGATCCGTTGATCGATCCCGCCGCGTCTGTCATTGGCACGGAGTGTGCCCCAGCGAGGGGCGAGCCAGGAATCGGCAATCGGAGAAGCGGGTTTTCTCGGAACGCGAAAGGCTCCGGGGGCGCTTGGCGCCCAAGGCGTCAGAACGGCGCCTTGTCCCCGCACAGGTGAGTGATCAGCAGCCGCGCCGACACCGTCAGCCCGGCCGGATCGCGCAGGCCGATCAGCAGCGAGCGGCGCGCCCACGCATCCTGCAGCGACACCAGCGACAAACCCATCGACTTGACGTGCGGCTCGGCCGCGATGCGCGGCAGCACGCCCACGCCCAGGCCGGCCATCACCATGCGGCACATGGCATCGAAGCTGCGCACCTGGATGCGCAGGCGGAACGGCCGGTCGAGCCGGCTGCTTTCCTCGAGCAGCCGCGCCGCCAGCGAGGTTTCCTGCGGCAGGCTGACAAAGTCGAACTCGAGCGTATCGGCGTAGCGCACCGGGCCGCGCGCAGCCAGCGGATGGTTGGGCGGCGTGATGATGACCAGCTCGTCCTGGCGGTACTCGACCGTCATCAGCCCCGCCGCCGGCGTGCGGTCGGCAAAGATGCCGACGTCGGCGCGGTTCTCCACCAGCGCGGCGACGATGTCGCGGCTGTTCTGCTCTTCCAGCTCGATGCGGATGGTTGGATGCCGCTGCATGAACGACGCCAGGTCGTCCGGCAGGAACTGCGTGATCGCCGACGTGTTGGCGCAGACGCGCACCTGCCCGCGCACGCCGGACGCATAGTCGGACATCACCCCGGCCATGCGCTCGACATCCTGCAGGATGGTCAGCGCATGGTGGAAGCAAGCCTGTCCGGCTTCTGTCAGTTGCACGCCGGCGGCATGGCGGAAAAACAGCGGCGCACCCACCGCGGTCTCCAGGTCCGAAATGCGCTTGCTGGCGGCCGCAATGGCCAGGTGCGACTGACGCGCGCCGGCAGATATGCTGCCCTGCCGTGCCACGGCGACGAACAAGCCAAGCGTGACGAGATCGAAGCGGGCCAGGTTCATGGGGCAGGCAGGGACGCGGAAGAATCCGGGAAGCGGCGTGCGGGCATGCAGCGCCG comes from the Cupriavidus sp. P-10 genome and includes:
- a CDS encoding CaiB/BaiF CoA transferase family protein; protein product: MAQQILEGIRVLELGQLIAGPFAAKTLADFGAHIIKVEPPGQGDPLRKWRMLHEGTSVWWEAQSRNKESICIDLRQPEGQALVRKLAAEADVLIENFRPGTMEKWGLGWDVLHADNPRLIMLRVSGYGQTGPKKDEPGFAAVAEAMAGLRHLTGEPGRAPVRAGLSLGDTIAGLHGAMGVLLALYQRDARGGEGQVIDVALYESLFNLSESLLPEYSAFGAVRQPAGGALPGIAPSNAYPCSSGEYVLVAANGDAIFKRMMLAIGRPDLAEDPALAQNDGRVKRVDEIDAAIADWTRTQTVESVLAVLREAQVPSGRIYTVKDIAEDPHYRARGVIESVTSAGGLTVEVPGVVPKLSASPGGIHDRAPALGEHTDAVLKQAGFDDAAIADLRARKVIA
- a CDS encoding LysR substrate-binding domain-containing protein; protein product: MNLARFDLVTLGLFVAVARQGSISAGARQSHLAIAAASKRISDLETAVGAPLFFRHAAGVQLTEAGQACFHHALTILQDVERMAGVMSDYASGVRGQVRVCANTSAITQFLPDDLASFMQRHPTIRIELEEQNSRDIVAALVENRADVGIFADRTPAAGLMTVEYRQDELVIITPPNHPLAARGPVRYADTLEFDFVSLPQETSLAARLLEESSRLDRPFRLRIQVRSFDAMCRMVMAGLGVGVLPRIAAEPHVKSMGLSLVSLQDAWARRSLLIGLRDPAGLTVSARLLITHLCGDKAPF